From a region of the Azospirillum formosense genome:
- the tpiA gene encoding triose-phosphate isomerase: MAARRKLIAGNWKMNGLKADGLDLASDLAGRLTGAGTVAFDMLVCPPFPLLFPVGDAISGSPLALGAQDCHAKTSGAHTGDVSPAMLTDAGCRYVILGHSERRADHAESDAQVAAKAAAAHKAGLIAIICVGETEAQRDAGQADAVVASQLKGSIPEGATAANTVIAYEPVWAIGTGKTATPDDVKAMHAHIRAELAGKTADPDAVRVLYGGSVKPGNAAELMAVENVDGALVGGAALKADDFWAIATSCR, from the coding sequence ATGGCCGCACGCCGCAAACTGATTGCCGGGAACTGGAAGATGAACGGGCTGAAGGCCGATGGGCTGGATCTGGCCTCGGACCTCGCCGGGCGCCTGACGGGGGCCGGGACGGTCGCCTTCGACATGCTGGTGTGTCCGCCCTTCCCGCTGCTGTTCCCGGTGGGCGACGCCATCTCCGGCAGCCCGCTGGCGCTCGGCGCGCAGGACTGCCACGCCAAGACCTCCGGCGCGCACACCGGCGACGTCAGCCCGGCCATGCTGACCGACGCCGGCTGCCGCTACGTCATCCTCGGCCATTCGGAGCGCCGCGCCGACCACGCCGAATCCGACGCGCAGGTCGCCGCCAAGGCGGCGGCCGCCCACAAGGCGGGCCTGATCGCCATCATCTGCGTCGGCGAGACGGAGGCCCAGCGCGACGCCGGGCAGGCCGACGCCGTCGTCGCCAGCCAGCTCAAAGGCTCGATTCCGGAGGGCGCCACCGCGGCGAACACCGTCATCGCCTACGAGCCGGTCTGGGCCATCGGCACCGGCAAGACCGCCACGCCCGACGACGTCAAGGCGATGCACGCCCACATCCGCGCGGAGCTGGCCGGCAAGACCGCCGATCCCGACGCCGTGCGCGTCCTCTACGGCGGCTCGGTCAAGCCGGGCAACGCGGCGGAACTGATGGCGGTTGAGAATGTGGACGGGGCGCTGGTCGGCGGCGCCGCGCTGAAGGCGGACGATTTCTGGGCGATCGCCACCAGTTGCCGCTAG
- the pqqB gene encoding pyrroloquinoline quinone biosynthesis protein PqqB has protein sequence MLTILVLGSAAGGGFPQWNCNCAGCRRARSGDLAARPRTQSSLAVSGGDGRWLLLNASPDIGRQILANPALHPQNGLRHSPIAAAVLTNADIDHVAGLLTLRESQPLAVYATDRVHGVLEANAVFRVVNPELAPRRAMALDRPWVPADAAGTPFPFEVEAFAVPGKVALYLEDPTAAGFGSVAEDTVALRIRDRNGDGEFFYIPGCSAMPGWLADRLRGAPLVLFDGTTWTDDEMIRAGTGSKTGQRMGHMAMSGPDGSIAAFAGLGVRRKVFVHINNTNPALLDDSPERAAATAEDWEIAHDGMEFTL, from the coding sequence ATGCTGACGATTCTCGTCCTTGGCTCCGCCGCGGGCGGCGGTTTTCCGCAGTGGAACTGCAACTGCGCGGGCTGCCGGCGCGCCCGCTCCGGCGACTTGGCGGCCCGTCCGCGCACCCAGTCGTCGCTGGCGGTCAGCGGCGGCGACGGGCGCTGGCTTCTGCTGAACGCCTCGCCGGACATTGGCCGGCAGATCCTCGCCAACCCGGCGCTGCATCCGCAAAACGGTCTGCGCCACAGCCCCATCGCCGCGGCGGTGCTGACCAACGCCGACATCGACCATGTGGCGGGGTTGCTGACGCTGCGCGAATCCCAGCCGTTGGCCGTCTACGCCACCGACCGGGTGCACGGCGTGCTGGAGGCGAACGCCGTCTTCCGCGTGGTCAACCCGGAGCTTGCGCCGCGCCGCGCCATGGCGCTGGACCGGCCCTGGGTGCCCGCCGACGCCGCCGGAACCCCCTTCCCCTTCGAGGTCGAAGCCTTCGCCGTGCCCGGCAAGGTCGCGCTCTATCTGGAGGACCCGACCGCCGCCGGCTTCGGCTCTGTGGCGGAGGACACGGTGGCGCTGCGCATCCGCGACCGCAACGGCGACGGGGAGTTCTTCTACATCCCCGGCTGCTCGGCGATGCCGGGCTGGCTGGCCGACCGGCTGCGCGGGGCGCCGCTGGTGCTGTTCGACGGCACCACCTGGACCGACGACGAAATGATCCGCGCCGGCACCGGCAGCAAGACCGGCCAGCGCATGGGCCACATGGCGATGTCCGGCCCGGACGGCTCCATCGCCGCCTTCGCGGGGCTGGGCGTGCGGCGCAAGGTCTTCGTCCACATCAACAACACCAACCCGGCGCTGCTGGACGACTCGCCCGAGCGGGCCGCCGCCACCGCCGAAGATTGGGAGATCGCCCACGACGGGATGGAGTTCACGCTATGA
- a CDS encoding dienelactone hydrolase family protein — protein sequence MTDISIPAGDGGSFSAYVAKPAGGGPAPGLVVIQEIFGVNQVMRDLCDGFAAQGWLAVCPDLFWRQEPGVQITDKTQEEWNRAFALMNGMDQDKAVDDLKATLAWLRQSPDCTGKAGSVGYCLGGRLAFMMAARSDSDANVSYYGVGLDGLTGEAASITKPLLMHIAEKDQFVPAEAREKILAAVKGNPNVTAHVYPGVDHAFARAGGAHFDAEAAELANGRTTAFFKQHLG from the coding sequence ATGACCGACATCAGCATCCCCGCCGGCGACGGCGGCAGCTTTTCCGCCTATGTGGCCAAGCCGGCGGGCGGCGGACCGGCGCCGGGACTCGTCGTCATCCAGGAGATCTTCGGGGTCAACCAGGTCATGCGCGACCTGTGCGACGGCTTCGCCGCCCAGGGCTGGCTGGCCGTCTGCCCGGACCTGTTCTGGCGGCAGGAGCCGGGCGTGCAGATCACCGACAAGACTCAGGAGGAGTGGAACCGCGCCTTCGCCCTGATGAACGGCATGGACCAGGACAAGGCGGTGGACGACCTCAAGGCCACGCTGGCGTGGCTGCGCCAGAGCCCCGACTGCACGGGCAAGGCCGGGTCGGTCGGCTACTGCCTGGGCGGCCGGCTGGCCTTCATGATGGCGGCGCGGTCCGATTCCGACGCCAACGTCAGCTACTACGGCGTCGGCCTCGACGGTCTGACCGGCGAGGCGGCGAGCATCACCAAGCCGCTGCTGATGCACATCGCCGAGAAGGACCAGTTCGTCCCGGCGGAGGCCCGTGAGAAGATCCTGGCCGCGGTGAAGGGCAACCCGAACGTCACCGCCCACGTCTATCCGGGTGTGGACCACGCCTTCGCCCGCGCCGGCGGCGCTCATTTCGACGCCGAGGCGGCGGAGCTTGCCAACGGGCGCACGACAGCCTTCTTCAAGCAGCATCTGGGTTGA
- the eno gene encoding phosphopyruvate hydratase yields the protein MSAITEIHAREILDSRGNPTVEVDVLLESGAFGRAAVPSGASTGAHEAVELRDGDKGRYGGKGVLKAVESVNGEIFDAIAGLDASNQRALDLAMIELDGTPNKGRLGANAILGVSLAVAKASAEEAALPLFRYVGGAFANLLPVPMMNIINGGAHADNPIDIQEFMVMPVGAESAAEAIRMGSEIFQALKKKLKDAGHNTNVGDEGGFAPNLASTEDALGFVMKAIEAAGYKPGDDVMLAIDAASTEFFKNGKYELAGEGKSLAPEQMVSYWADLVGRYPIISIEDGMAEDDWEGWKALTDAIGGKVQLVGDDLFVTNPARLADGIRKGVGNSILVKVNQIGTLSETLEAVDMAHKAGYTAVLSHRSGETEDSTIADLAVATNCGQIKTGSLSRSDRLAKYNQLIRIEEMLGTAARFAGRGILKA from the coding sequence ATGAGCGCCATTACCGAAATCCACGCCCGCGAGATCCTCGACAGCCGTGGGAACCCGACCGTCGAGGTGGACGTCCTGCTCGAATCCGGCGCCTTCGGCCGCGCCGCCGTTCCGTCGGGCGCCTCGACCGGCGCGCACGAGGCGGTGGAGCTGCGCGACGGCGACAAGGGCCGCTACGGCGGCAAGGGCGTGCTGAAGGCCGTGGAGTCGGTCAACGGCGAGATCTTCGACGCCATCGCCGGGCTGGACGCCTCCAACCAGCGCGCCCTCGACCTCGCCATGATCGAGCTGGACGGCACCCCCAACAAGGGCCGGCTCGGCGCCAACGCCATCCTCGGCGTCTCGCTCGCCGTCGCCAAGGCCTCGGCGGAAGAGGCCGCGCTGCCGCTGTTCCGCTACGTCGGCGGCGCCTTCGCCAACCTGCTGCCGGTGCCGATGATGAACATCATCAACGGCGGCGCCCACGCCGACAACCCGATCGACATCCAGGAGTTCATGGTCATGCCGGTCGGCGCCGAGAGCGCCGCCGAGGCCATCCGCATGGGCTCGGAGATCTTCCAGGCGCTCAAGAAGAAGCTCAAGGACGCCGGCCACAACACCAACGTCGGCGACGAGGGCGGCTTCGCCCCCAACCTCGCCTCGACCGAGGACGCGCTGGGCTTCGTCATGAAGGCCATCGAGGCCGCCGGCTACAAGCCGGGCGACGACGTCATGCTGGCCATCGACGCCGCCTCGACCGAATTCTTCAAGAACGGCAAGTACGAGCTGGCCGGCGAGGGCAAGTCGCTGGCGCCGGAGCAGATGGTCTCCTATTGGGCCGATCTGGTCGGCCGCTACCCGATCATCTCGATCGAGGACGGCATGGCCGAGGACGATTGGGAAGGCTGGAAGGCGCTGACCGACGCCATCGGCGGCAAGGTGCAGCTGGTCGGCGACGACCTGTTCGTGACCAACCCGGCGCGTCTGGCCGACGGCATCCGGAAGGGCGTAGGCAACTCGATCCTGGTCAAGGTCAACCAGATCGGCACGCTGTCGGAGACGCTGGAGGCCGTCGACATGGCCCACAAGGCCGGCTACACGGCGGTCCTGTCGCACCGCTCGGGCGAGACCGAGGACAGCACCATCGCCGATCTGGCGGTGGCCACCAACTGCGGCCAGATCAAGACCGGCTCGCTGTCGCGCTCCGACCGGCTGGCCAAGTACAACCAGCTGATCCGCATCGAGGAGATGCTCGGCACCGCCGCCCGCTTCGCCGGACGCGGCATCCTCAAGGCGTAA
- a CDS encoding CTP synthase: MTRYIFITGGVVSSLGKGLASAALGALLQARGYKVRLRKLDPYLNVDPGTMSPYQHGEVYVTDDGAETDLDLGHYERFTGVAARRGDNITTGRIYSTVIAKERRGDYLGATVQVIPHVTDQIKDFIRADTTDEDFILCEIGGTVGDIESTPFLEAIRQFGNEVGPENALFIHLTLLPYIPTAGELKTKPTQHSVKELLGMGIQANILLCRADRPIPDNERRKIALFCNIRPERVIAALDVDSIYQVPVSYHEEGFDTQVLAYFGLPTEGKPDLSRWTSIVERVRKPQGEVTIAVVGKYTSLLDSYKSLAEALTHGGIANNVKVKLDWIDSEIFEDDSAVQRLENVHGILVPGGFGSRGTEGKIRAAQFARERKVPYFGICFGMQMAVIESARNMAGIVDAGSTELGKPGNPVVGLMTEWMRGNSLEKRTEGTDLGGTMRLGTYPAKLVPGSKVAEIYGTTDITERHRHRYEVNVYYKDRLEKVGLLFSGLSPDGELPEIVEIPDHPWFIGVQFHPELKSKPFDPHPLFTSFIKAAIEQSRLV, translated from the coding sequence ATGACTCGCTACATCTTCATCACCGGTGGCGTCGTTTCCTCGCTGGGCAAAGGTCTGGCGTCGGCGGCGCTTGGGGCGCTTCTCCAGGCGCGCGGCTACAAGGTGCGGCTTCGCAAGCTGGACCCGTACCTGAACGTGGACCCCGGCACGATGAGCCCGTACCAGCACGGCGAGGTCTATGTGACCGACGACGGCGCTGAGACCGACCTCGACCTCGGCCATTACGAGCGCTTCACCGGCGTGGCCGCGCGCCGTGGCGACAACATCACCACGGGCCGGATCTATTCGACCGTGATCGCCAAGGAGCGCCGCGGCGACTATCTGGGCGCCACCGTGCAGGTCATTCCGCACGTCACCGACCAGATCAAGGACTTCATCCGCGCCGACACGACCGACGAGGACTTCATCCTCTGCGAGATCGGCGGCACGGTGGGCGACATCGAGTCGACCCCCTTCCTGGAAGCCATCCGCCAGTTCGGCAACGAGGTCGGTCCGGAGAACGCCCTGTTCATCCACCTGACCCTGCTGCCCTACATCCCGACGGCGGGCGAGCTGAAGACCAAGCCGACCCAGCATTCCGTGAAGGAACTGCTGGGCATGGGCATCCAGGCGAACATCCTGCTCTGCCGCGCCGACCGTCCGATCCCGGACAACGAGCGCCGCAAGATCGCGCTGTTCTGCAACATCCGTCCGGAGCGCGTGATCGCCGCCCTGGACGTCGATTCGATCTACCAGGTTCCGGTCAGCTACCACGAGGAAGGCTTCGACACCCAGGTGCTGGCCTATTTCGGCCTGCCGACCGAGGGCAAGCCGGACCTGTCGCGCTGGACCAGCATCGTCGAGCGCGTGCGCAAGCCGCAGGGCGAGGTGACCATCGCCGTCGTCGGCAAGTACACCAGCCTGCTCGACAGCTACAAGTCGCTGGCCGAGGCGCTGACCCACGGCGGCATCGCCAACAACGTCAAGGTCAAGCTCGACTGGATCGACTCGGAGATCTTCGAGGACGACAGCGCCGTGCAGCGGCTGGAGAACGTCCACGGCATCCTGGTGCCGGGCGGCTTCGGCTCGCGCGGCACGGAGGGCAAGATCCGCGCCGCCCAGTTCGCCCGCGAGCGCAAGGTGCCGTACTTCGGCATCTGCTTCGGCATGCAGATGGCGGTGATCGAATCGGCCCGCAACATGGCCGGCATCGTCGACGCCGGGTCGACCGAGCTGGGCAAGCCCGGCAACCCGGTGGTCGGCCTGATGACCGAGTGGATGCGCGGCAACAGCCTGGAGAAGCGCACGGAAGGCACCGACCTCGGCGGCACCATGCGGCTCGGCACCTACCCGGCGAAGCTGGTCCCCGGCAGCAAGGTCGCGGAGATCTACGGCACCACCGACATCACCGAGCGGCACCGCCACCGCTACGAGGTGAACGTCTATTACAAGGATCGCCTGGAGAAGGTCGGCCTGCTGTTCTCCGGCCTGTCGCCGGACGGCGAGCTGCCCGAGATCGTCGAGATTCCGGACCATCCCTGGTTCATCGGCGTGCAGTTCCACCCGGAACTGAAGTCCAAGCCCTTCGACCCGCACCCGCTCTTCACCTCCTTCATCAAGGCGGCGATCGAGCAGAGCCGGCTGGTCTGA
- the pqqC gene encoding pyrroloquinoline-quinone synthase PqqC → MTSALSREELERELRAIGERQYHDLHPFHKLLHGGKLKRGQVQAWALNRFYYQVCIPRKDLALMARMDDPALRRIWIQRVLDHDGFGESREREEGKVGGIERWLRLTDGLGLDRDYVTSLRGILPATRYAVDSYVNFVSSKSTLEAVASSLTELFAPAIHRERIAGFEAYYAFANDATLSYFRKRLDEAPRDVEFGLDYVLDNARTPEQQQQVIAALRHKAELLWAQLDALHHAYVSPALIPPGAFVPDDMEPTVYRR, encoded by the coding sequence ATGACGTCAGCGCTGTCGCGCGAGGAGTTGGAACGCGAGTTGCGCGCCATCGGCGAGCGCCAGTACCACGACCTCCACCCCTTCCACAAACTGCTGCACGGCGGCAAGCTGAAGCGCGGGCAGGTCCAGGCCTGGGCGCTGAACCGCTTCTACTATCAGGTCTGCATTCCCCGAAAGGATCTGGCCTTGATGGCGCGGATGGACGATCCGGCGCTGCGCCGCATCTGGATCCAGCGCGTGCTCGACCATGACGGCTTCGGCGAGAGCCGGGAGCGCGAGGAAGGCAAGGTCGGCGGGATCGAGCGCTGGCTGCGCCTGACCGACGGGCTGGGTCTGGACCGCGACTATGTCACCTCGCTGAGGGGCATCCTGCCGGCGACCCGCTACGCCGTCGATTCCTATGTCAACTTCGTGTCGAGCAAGTCGACGCTGGAGGCCGTCGCCTCGTCCCTGACCGAGCTGTTCGCCCCGGCCATCCACCGCGAGCGCATCGCCGGGTTCGAGGCCTATTACGCCTTCGCCAACGACGCCACCCTGTCCTACTTCCGCAAGCGGCTGGACGAGGCGCCGCGCGACGTCGAGTTCGGGCTCGACTACGTGCTCGACAACGCCCGGACGCCGGAGCAGCAGCAACAGGTGATCGCCGCCCTGCGCCACAAGGCGGAGCTTCTGTGGGCGCAGTTGGACGCGCTGCACCACGCCTATGTGTCGCCCGCCCTGATCCCGCCCGGCGCCTTCGTTCCGGACGACATGGAACCGACGGTCTACCGGCGATGA
- the ybgF gene encoding tol-pal system protein YbgF — MTKTTSFAALLLGGLLCSGSVLAQTVSLQDRLDRLESGVEALGGRVEVAQAYPGNSYTRGQTAEIQPSLAADFEVRLQKLERALSELTGRYEEATYQISQMKDRLERVNSDIDFRLKELESKGGGAASDPFGGPAKPSAAAPAAAPSAAKAPEKAADKPAEKQAAALAPLPANSTPEKQYEHAFELLRQSDYDKAEKAFSDFLAKNKNHQLAGNAQYWLGETYYVRNKFQDAAVAFAEGVQKYPKNNKAADNLLKLGMSLQQLNQKKDACTAFNQLITKFPEASASVKRRADTERRRLNCA, encoded by the coding sequence ATGACCAAGACCACTTCATTCGCCGCTCTGCTGCTCGGCGGCCTGCTGTGCAGCGGTTCCGTCCTCGCGCAGACGGTTTCGCTGCAGGATCGTCTGGACCGGCTGGAGTCGGGGGTGGAGGCGCTGGGCGGGCGCGTCGAGGTGGCGCAGGCCTATCCGGGCAATTCCTACACGCGCGGGCAGACCGCCGAGATCCAGCCGTCCCTGGCCGCGGATTTCGAGGTGCGGCTGCAGAAGCTGGAGCGCGCCCTGTCGGAACTGACCGGGCGCTATGAAGAGGCGACCTATCAGATCTCGCAGATGAAGGACCGGCTGGAGCGGGTCAACAGCGACATCGATTTCCGCCTGAAGGAGCTGGAAAGCAAGGGCGGCGGAGCGGCCAGCGATCCGTTCGGCGGTCCGGCCAAGCCCAGCGCGGCGGCTCCGGCGGCGGCCCCCAGCGCCGCCAAGGCGCCCGAGAAGGCGGCTGACAAGCCGGCGGAGAAGCAGGCCGCCGCCCTGGCGCCGCTGCCCGCCAATTCGACCCCGGAAAAGCAGTACGAGCACGCCTTCGAGCTGCTGCGCCAGTCCGACTACGACAAGGCGGAAAAGGCCTTCAGCGACTTCCTGGCGAAGAACAAGAACCACCAGCTCGCCGGCAACGCCCAGTACTGGCTGGGTGAGACCTATTACGTCCGCAACAAGTTCCAGGACGCCGCCGTGGCCTTCGCCGAGGGCGTGCAGAAGTACCCGAAGAACAACAAGGCGGCGGACAACCTGCTGAAGCTCGGCATGTCGCTGCAGCAGCTGAACCAGAAGAAGGACGCCTGCACGGCCTTCAACCAGCTGATCACCAAGTTCCCCGAAGCGTCGGCGAGCGTGAAGCGCCGCGCCGACACCGAGCGCCGCCGCCTGAACTGCGCCTGA
- the pqqE gene encoding pyrroloquinoline quinone biosynthesis protein PqqE: MTFCGATTGLEPPLALLAELTHRCPLRCAYCSNPLALDPASRELDTAAWCRVLDEAADLGIIQVHFSGGEPTARKDLEALIAHATAAGLYANLITSAVLLDRARLERLRDAGLQHVQIGFQDTQPAKAELISGFPGGQPKKLEVARAVTDVGMALTVNAIVQRHNIDRVDDFIDMALELKAGRIEIANVQYYGWALKNRAALMPTREQLVRMDERVRARLPELKGRLVVDYVVPDYYAKRPKACMGGWGRKFLNVTPSGAVLPCHAAETIPGLTFDRVTERPLADIWANSTAFQRYRGTDWMPQPCRSCDQKEIDWGGCRCQALALTGNADNADPVCDLSEHHGRLGDIAAADGGTAETPITYRSFSL, encoded by the coding sequence ATGACCTTCTGTGGCGCCACGACCGGACTGGAACCGCCGCTGGCCCTGCTGGCGGAACTGACGCACCGCTGCCCGCTGCGCTGCGCCTACTGCTCCAACCCGCTGGCGCTCGACCCGGCCAGCCGGGAGCTGGACACCGCCGCCTGGTGCCGCGTGCTCGACGAGGCTGCGGACCTCGGCATCATCCAGGTGCATTTTTCCGGCGGCGAGCCGACGGCGCGCAAGGACCTGGAGGCGCTGATCGCCCACGCCACCGCGGCCGGGCTCTACGCCAACCTGATCACCTCGGCGGTTCTGCTCGACCGGGCGCGGCTGGAACGGCTGCGCGACGCCGGGCTCCAGCATGTGCAGATCGGCTTCCAGGACACGCAGCCCGCCAAGGCCGAACTGATCAGCGGCTTCCCCGGCGGCCAGCCGAAGAAGCTGGAGGTGGCGCGCGCGGTCACCGACGTTGGCATGGCGCTGACCGTCAACGCCATCGTGCAGCGCCACAACATCGACCGGGTGGACGATTTCATCGACATGGCGCTGGAGCTGAAGGCGGGCCGCATTGAGATCGCCAACGTCCAGTATTACGGCTGGGCGCTGAAAAACCGCGCCGCCCTGATGCCGACCCGCGAGCAGCTGGTCCGCATGGACGAGCGGGTGCGCGCCCGCCTGCCGGAGCTGAAGGGCCGGCTGGTCGTCGATTATGTGGTGCCCGACTATTACGCCAAGCGCCCGAAGGCCTGCATGGGCGGCTGGGGCCGCAAATTCCTGAACGTCACGCCCAGCGGCGCGGTCCTGCCCTGCCATGCCGCCGAGACGATCCCCGGCCTGACGTTTGATCGGGTGACGGAGCGCCCGCTGGCCGACATCTGGGCCAATTCCACCGCCTTCCAGCGCTACCGCGGCACCGACTGGATGCCGCAGCCCTGCCGGAGCTGCGACCAGAAGGAGATCGACTGGGGCGGCTGCCGCTGCCAGGCGCTGGCGCTGACCGGCAACGCCGACAACGCCGACCCGGTGTGCGATCTGTCGGAGCATCACGGCCGGCTGGGCGACATCGCGGCGGCGGACGGCGGAACGGCCGAGACGCCGATCACCTACCGGAGCTTCAGCCTGTAA
- the pqqA gene encoding pyrroloquinoline quinone precursor peptide PqqA, whose translation MKTWRKPQIVEIPVGTEINAYACARL comes from the coding sequence ATGAAGACCTGGCGCAAGCCCCAGATCGTCGAAATTCCCGTCGGCACCGAAATCAACGCCTACGCCTGCGCCCGTCTCTGA
- a CDS encoding helix-hairpin-helix domain-containing protein has translation MKPIRLCAIAAVASLGAMIAVPAVAQSTAPSATPSTAPMPQAKPAMPPGHSGATTAPPMGSGSSSTAKAKVIDLNTAGKDELQTLPGIGEARSEAIMKNRPYRSKDELVSKKIVPQNVYDDIKGRIAAVGGSKTSASAAGTPKK, from the coding sequence ATGAAGCCGATCCGCCTGTGCGCCATCGCCGCCGTCGCCAGCCTTGGCGCGATGATCGCCGTTCCCGCCGTCGCGCAATCGACCGCGCCGTCCGCAACGCCGTCCACCGCACCCATGCCGCAGGCCAAGCCGGCCATGCCGCCGGGCCACAGCGGCGCCACCACCGCGCCGCCGATGGGCAGCGGGTCGTCGTCGACCGCAAAGGCCAAGGTCATCGACCTCAACACCGCCGGCAAGGACGAGCTTCAGACCTTGCCGGGAATCGGCGAGGCGCGGTCCGAGGCGATCATGAAGAACCGCCCCTACCGCTCGAAGGACGAACTGGTCAGCAAGAAGATCGTCCCGCAGAACGTCTATGATGACATCAAGGGCCGGATCGCCGCAGTCGGCGGTTCCAAGACCAGCGCCTCGGCGGCGGGCACCCCGAAGAAGTGA
- a CDS encoding PqqD family peptide modification chaperone — MTDGVTEEDRVRLAPGVMLRQDRVRGHWQLLGPERVLILDEVALEVVRAVTASSQAGQPPVTVATAIGTLAAQFDASRDEIAADVLELLGDMIAKGFLTR, encoded by the coding sequence ATGACGGACGGTGTGACCGAGGAGGACCGGGTCCGGCTGGCCCCCGGCGTCATGCTCCGCCAGGACCGGGTGCGCGGCCACTGGCAGCTTCTGGGGCCGGAGCGCGTGCTGATCCTGGACGAGGTGGCGCTGGAGGTGGTGCGCGCGGTCACCGCATCATCCCAGGCGGGCCAGCCTCCGGTGACGGTGGCCACGGCCATCGGGACGCTGGCCGCGCAATTCGACGCGTCGCGGGACGAGATCGCCGCGGATGTGTTGGAGTTGTTGGGCGACATGATTGCGAAAGGGTTCCTGACCCGATGA
- the secG gene encoding preprotein translocase subunit SecG — translation MESVLLVIHLLIALALVGVILIQRSEGGGLGIGGGNMGGMMSTRGTANLLTRTTGILAGCFMATSLVLAVLAGAHKAPTSIIDTMPAQPVAPAAPAQPAAPAQPAPPVAQ, via the coding sequence ATGGAATCGGTGCTTCTGGTCATTCACCTGCTGATCGCCCTGGCGCTGGTCGGGGTCATCCTGATCCAGCGGTCGGAAGGCGGCGGTCTCGGCATCGGCGGCGGCAACATGGGGGGCATGATGTCCACCCGCGGCACCGCCAATCTGCTGACGCGGACCACCGGCATCCTGGCGGGCTGCTTCATGGCGACCAGCCTGGTCCTGGCGGTCCTGGCGGGCGCGCACAAGGCGCCGACCTCGATCATCGACACGATGCCGGCCCAGCCCGTGGCCCCGGCGGCTCCCGCCCAGCCGGCGGCGCCGGCGCAGCCCGCCCCGCCGGTCGCCCAGTAA
- the kdsA gene encoding 3-deoxy-8-phosphooctulonate synthase, which produces MTTAKTVQIGNLTIANDRPFTLIAGPCQMESRDHALETAAALVEMTGALGIGLIYKSSFDKANRTSISTARGLGMDKALPIFAEIKERFGCPVITDVHEADQCSPVAEVMDVLQIPAFLCRQTDLLIAAAKTGRAVNVKKGQFLAPWDMKNVAAKLVASGNDKVLLCERGASFGYNTLVSDMRSLPIMAETGFPVVFDATHSVQQPGGQGTTSGGQREFVPVLARAAIAVGVAAVFMETHENPDCAPSDGPNMVPLKEMPALLARLQAFDRLAKA; this is translated from the coding sequence ATGACCACCGCCAAGACCGTCCAGATCGGCAACCTGACCATCGCCAACGACCGGCCCTTCACCCTGATCGCCGGACCGTGCCAGATGGAAAGCCGCGACCACGCGCTGGAGACGGCGGCGGCGCTGGTGGAGATGACCGGCGCGCTCGGCATCGGGCTGATCTACAAGTCGTCCTTCGACAAGGCCAACCGCACCTCCATCAGCACCGCGCGCGGCCTCGGCATGGACAAGGCGCTTCCGATCTTCGCCGAGATCAAGGAGCGGTTCGGCTGCCCGGTGATCACCGACGTGCACGAGGCCGACCAGTGCTCCCCGGTGGCCGAGGTGATGGACGTTCTCCAGATCCCCGCCTTCCTGTGCCGCCAGACCGATTTGCTGATCGCCGCGGCGAAGACGGGGCGGGCGGTCAACGTCAAGAAGGGCCAGTTCCTCGCCCCCTGGGACATGAAGAACGTCGCGGCGAAGCTGGTGGCGTCGGGCAACGACAAGGTGCTGCTGTGCGAGCGCGGCGCCAGCTTCGGCTACAACACGCTGGTGTCGGACATGCGCTCCCTGCCGATCATGGCGGAGACCGGCTTCCCGGTGGTGTTCGACGCCACCCATTCGGTGCAGCAGCCGGGCGGGCAGGGCACGACCTCCGGCGGCCAGCGCGAGTTCGTTCCGGTGCTGGCCCGCGCCGCCATCGCCGTGGGCGTCGCCGCGGTCTTCATGGAAACCCACGAGAATCCGGACTGCGCGCCCAGCGACGGCCCGAACATGGTCCCGCTGAAGGAGATGCCGGCCCTGCTGGCGCGGCTCCAGGCCTTCGACCGTCTGGCGAAGGCCTGA